Proteins from a single region of Methanobacteriaceae archaeon:
- a CDS encoding PAS domain-containing protein translates to MSKNLKILVVEDEALTALELQKKLVSWGYEVIDVVSSGEKAIEKSLELQPDLVLMDILLKGDMTGIDAAREIKSKMEIPIIYLTAYSDDETFEGAKITQPYAYLIKPFQDNELRFAIEMAFYGHERQLELKKSESHYRFLAESTPDMIFIINPDLSVNYVNESSLKYLKKPKDEIIGRSLKEIFPASVFKSQKKTLNDIFRNGKSLCSEDLIIFPDDELWLNTCFKPLKDDNGSVYAIMGISRNVSKFKKIQEELQGKDDFNFDIIESISQPVFYKDKLGLYRACNRAFEELLGLSKEDIIGKTVYDIAPRRMADKYLEMDQKLFETPGAQYYESEVQHVDGSVRDIIFNKITLNDSEGNLKGILGLMVDITSQKRIPNGLQKSKNQQDAVIREMHTCIQKNLKLVSNLMGLQADSINDNNISMMFRENQKRVQVMALMYEKLSFYDDPTHIEFGNYLKSLVSLFINFYKPKGYYIDHQVNAEKINMSMDCAIPLAFIAHELVSNSLKHAFNQDKKGELIVTLEKDSSYWIMGVKDNGVGLPDNFNFLKSENLGFKIVKIILDEVNGELDFKNENGVQFIIRIPKIIDN, encoded by the coding sequence GGTTATGAGGTTATAGATGTTGTTTCCTCTGGGGAAAAAGCAATAGAAAAATCATTGGAATTACAGCCAGATCTTGTTTTAATGGATATTTTACTTAAAGGAGACATGACTGGAATAGATGCTGCTAGAGAAATCAAAAGCAAGATGGAAATTCCAATTATTTATCTTACTGCATACAGCGATGATGAAACATTTGAAGGTGCTAAAATCACCCAGCCATATGCTTATTTAATAAAACCATTTCAGGATAATGAACTTAGATTTGCCATTGAAATGGCTTTTTACGGCCATGAGAGGCAGCTAGAACTAAAAAAAAGTGAATCGCATTACAGATTTCTTGCAGAAAGTACTCCGGACATGATTTTCATCATTAACCCTGATTTATCCGTGAATTATGTTAATGAATCCTCTTTAAAATATCTTAAAAAACCCAAAGATGAGATAATTGGCAGGTCTCTTAAAGAAATTTTCCCAGCAAGTGTATTTAAATCTCAAAAAAAGACCCTAAATGATATATTCCGCAATGGTAAGTCCCTCTGTTCAGAAGATTTAATAATATTTCCAGACGATGAATTATGGCTTAACACCTGCTTTAAACCATTAAAAGATGATAATGGTTCAGTTTATGCCATAATGGGAATCTCCAGAAATGTTTCTAAGTTTAAAAAAATACAGGAAGAGCTCCAGGGTAAGGATGACTTTAATTTTGATATTATTGAAAGTATCAGCCAACCTGTATTTTATAAAGATAAATTAGGTTTATACAGGGCTTGTAATCGTGCTTTTGAGGAGTTATTGGGCTTATCTAAAGAAGATATTATTGGTAAAACAGTTTATGATATTGCCCCTCGAAGGATGGCTGATAAATATCTGGAAATGGATCAGAAACTATTTGAAACCCCTGGAGCCCAGTATTATGAGTCAGAGGTTCAACATGTTGATGGCAGTGTTAGGGACATTATTTTTAATAAAATCACTTTAAATGATTCAGAAGGGAATTTAAAAGGAATTTTAGGATTAATGGTAGATATCACTTCTCAAAAAAGAATTCCTAATGGATTACAGAAATCAAAAAACCAACAGGATGCAGTAATTAGGGAGATGCATACTTGTATTCAAAAAAACTTGAAACTAGTTTCGAATTTAATGGGTCTTCAGGCTGATTCGATAAATGACAATAATATTTCTATGATGTTTAGGGAAAACCAGAAAAGAGTGCAGGTTATGGCTTTAATGTATGAAAAACTTTCCTTTTATGATGATCCGACACATATAGAATTTGGTAATTATTTAAAAAGCTTGGTAAGTCTGTTTATAAATTTTTATAAGCCTAAAGGATACTATATAGATCATCAGGTGAATGCAGAGAAAATAAATATGAGTATGGATTGTGCCATACCACTAGCGTTTATTGCCCATGAACTGGTTTCTAATAGTCTAAAACATGCATTTAACCAGGATAAGAAGGGTGAGCTAATTGTTACTCTAGAAAAAGACAGTTCATATTGGATTATGGGTGTAAAAGATAATGGTGTTGGTTTACCGGATAACTTCAATTTTTTGAAATCAGAAAATTTGGGTTTTAAAATAGTAAAAATTATACTTGATGAGGTAAATGGTGAATTAGATTTTAAAAATGAAAATGGTGTTCAGTTCATAATCAGGATTCCAAAGATTATTGATAATTGA
- a CDS encoding response regulator, with product MDLEDLEILLVEDNPTDAELTMRALKRKNLANKLVWVKDGEQALNFIYAQGQYADRDPQDLPKLILLDLRMPKVDGLEVLKTIKADERTSKIPVVVLTSSQEDRDIVESYKLGVNSYVSKPVEFDDFIEAVSTLGLYWMLINKPP from the coding sequence ATGGATTTAGAGGATTTAGAAATTCTTCTGGTGGAAGACAACCCTACTGATGCCGAATTAACAATGAGGGCTTTAAAGAGAAAAAATTTGGCTAATAAACTGGTCTGGGTTAAAGACGGTGAACAAGCTCTTAATTTTATTTATGCCCAGGGCCAGTATGCTGATAGAGATCCACAAGATCTGCCTAAACTTATCTTGCTTGATCTGCGCATGCCTAAGGTAGATGGTCTGGAAGTTTTAAAGACTATAAAGGCGGATGAACGAACCAGTAAAATACCTGTGGTGGTCCTCACATCTTCCCAGGAAGACCGGGATATTGTGGAAAGTTACAAGTTGGGTGTTAACAGTTATGTGAGCAAACCAGTTGAATTTGATGATTTCATAGAAGCAGTTTCAACTTTAGGATTATACTGGATGCTCATAAACAAGCCACCATAA